A window from Symbiopectobacterium purcellii encodes these proteins:
- a CDS encoding class I SAM-dependent methyltransferase, with amino-acid sequence MKPAHTPQAYSLPTCWEDIPWGAHYQQALEHALAAWWPRVFGFHLLKVGALSNAIATDSCAISHQVNINPYAADGVHVLADPYQLPFSEKSIDACLLAHTLSYSSDPHRILREVDRVLINDGWLLLSGFNPISLLGAGKLTPGLRQCQPYCARMFTQMRMVDWLSLLNYEVLYQGTFHVVPWKIPQKITTSAPHSAPLGCLMLLVARKRTIPLTMSPLRQKFNKLPVRRAVGATKSYRKGYRPF; translated from the coding sequence ATGAAGCCAGCGCATACGCCTCAGGCTTATTCTTTGCCAACGTGTTGGGAGGATATCCCTTGGGGCGCACATTACCAGCAGGCGCTTGAACATGCATTGGCAGCGTGGTGGCCGCGTGTGTTTGGCTTCCACCTACTGAAAGTGGGCGCGCTCAGCAACGCTATCGCGACGGACTCGTGTGCCATTTCTCATCAGGTTAATATCAATCCGTACGCTGCTGATGGTGTACATGTCTTGGCTGACCCTTACCAACTCCCCTTTTCTGAGAAGTCTATCGATGCCTGTTTGCTGGCGCATACGCTCTCTTATTCGTCGGATCCGCACCGTATTTTACGCGAGGTGGACCGGGTATTGATCAATGACGGCTGGTTATTGCTGAGTGGGTTTAATCCAATAAGCCTGCTTGGGGCTGGAAAGCTGACGCCCGGTCTTCGTCAATGCCAACCCTATTGTGCACGCATGTTCACGCAGATGCGTATGGTCGACTGGCTCAGCTTGCTCAATTATGAAGTGCTGTATCAGGGAACCTTCCACGTGGTGCCGTGGAAGATACCGCAGAAGATAACAACATCAGCGCCACACTCTGCGCCCTTAGGCTGTCTGATGCTCCTTGTTGCGCGAAAACGTACCATTCCGCTTACCATGTCTCCCTTGCGCCAGAAATTCAACAAACTACCGGTGCGCAGGGCTGTGGGGGCAACCAAGAGTTATCGTAAAGGATACCGGCCATTTTAA
- the gloB gene encoding hydroxyacylglutathione hydrolase, giving the protein MNLISIAALSDNYIWLLHDAQHRCVIVDPGEAEPVLQALHKHQLTPVAVLLTHHHSDHVAGVPDIQKTYPDLPVYGPEETAQRGATHILRDGDHIKLLNSDFSVFSVPGHTLGHISYYSAPYLFCGDTLFSAGCGRIFEETPRQMHESIDKISKLPDDTRICCAHEYTLSNLEFAHTIWPEECNITAYLSEIRLLRDKSQSTLPTTLGLERKINLFLRCHDTDLKEKLKIKPGNIEDWQVFAQLRGKKDCF; this is encoded by the coding sequence ATGAATCTTATCAGTATTGCAGCACTTTCGGACAACTACATTTGGCTATTACATGACGCACAGCACCGTTGTGTCATTGTCGATCCCGGTGAAGCAGAACCAGTATTGCAAGCGCTACATAAACATCAACTCACGCCGGTAGCGGTGTTGCTCACCCATCATCACAGTGACCATGTCGCGGGGGTGCCTGATATCCAGAAGACTTACCCTGACTTGCCGGTTTATGGACCCGAAGAGACCGCGCAGCGTGGTGCGACACACATTTTGCGCGATGGCGATCACATTAAGTTACTTAATTCGGATTTCTCCGTGTTTTCTGTACCAGGTCACACTTTAGGTCACATTTCGTACTACTCAGCCCCTTATTTATTCTGTGGAGATACACTGTTTTCGGCTGGCTGTGGGCGAATTTTCGAAGAAACCCCAAGGCAAATGCATGAATCAATTGATAAAATATCAAAACTGCCCGATGACACTCGTATTTGCTGCGCACATGAGTACACCCTGTCAAATCTTGAGTTTGCTCACACTATCTGGCCTGAAGAATGCAATATTACCGCTTACCTTTCTGAAATCAGGCTATTACGCGATAAATCTCAATCAACATTGCCAACCACCCTTGGTCTTGAACGAAAAATCAACCTTTTCCTTAGGTGCCATGATACTGATTTAAAAGAAAAATTAAAAATAAAACCCGGTAACATAGAGGATTGGCAAGTTTTCGCCCAATTACGGGGTAAGAAAGATTGCTTCTGA
- the mltD gene encoding murein transglycosylase D: MKAQAIIIASVLLAGCQGVYQDTSQPKQHGQSLSSAGQGEAGKYTGSRETSARWLDNNGLAQRDLWNFISDELKMEVPDNIRIREQKTRYLKNKSYLHDVTLRAEPYMYWIVEQIKQRKMPMELVLLPIVESAFDPKATSSANAAGLWQIVPGTGRNYGLKQNQWYDGRRDVVASTTAALDMMQRLNTMFDGDWLLTIAAYNSGEGRVLQAVKANKAKGRSTSYWALALPRETSLYVPKMLALSDILKNSKKYGIELPKPNESRALAQVDLGQQMELTQAAEMAGLSLTKLKSYNTGYKRDVTAPNGPHYIMVPKAHVEQLKDSLADGDIAAVQPTKLAQLSTSTEYKVRSGDTLSGIAAKLKVSAQDLRKWNNLASANALKVGQSLQVAQASTGSKKGNSNSITYQVRKGDSLASIAKRHGVDIADVMRWNSVINKKANIQPGDRLTLFVNTATSPDS; the protein is encoded by the coding sequence ATGAAGGCTCAAGCGATTATTATCGCCTCAGTCTTGTTGGCAGGTTGCCAAGGGGTCTACCAAGACACCTCTCAACCGAAACAACATGGGCAGAGTCTGTCTTCAGCAGGTCAAGGTGAAGCAGGAAAGTACACAGGAAGTCGAGAGACATCCGCGCGCTGGCTGGATAATAATGGCCTAGCGCAGCGCGACCTGTGGAACTTCATTAGCGACGAGCTGAAGATGGAGGTTCCGGATAACATCCGGATCCGCGAGCAAAAAACACGATACTTAAAAAATAAGAGCTATCTCCACGATGTAACATTACGGGCAGAGCCGTACATGTACTGGATAGTCGAGCAGATTAAGCAGCGCAAAATGCCGATGGAACTGGTACTGCTACCCATAGTGGAGAGCGCTTTTGATCCCAAGGCCACATCATCCGCCAATGCCGCAGGGCTCTGGCAGATTGTGCCAGGCACTGGGCGTAACTACGGTTTGAAACAGAACCAGTGGTATGATGGTCGTCGCGATGTTGTTGCATCAACGACGGCTGCCTTAGACATGATGCAGCGCCTCAACACAATGTTTGATGGTGACTGGCTACTTACCATCGCCGCCTATAACAGCGGTGAAGGTCGTGTATTGCAAGCAGTAAAAGCAAATAAGGCAAAAGGCAGGTCAACAAGTTACTGGGCATTGGCGTTACCACGTGAAACGTCACTTTATGTCCCGAAAATGTTGGCCTTGAGCGATATTCTTAAGAATAGCAAAAAATACGGCATTGAGTTACCTAAGCCCAACGAAAGTCGAGCACTGGCGCAGGTAGACCTGGGTCAACAGATGGAGTTGACGCAAGCTGCTGAAATGGCGGGATTGTCGCTAACAAAACTGAAGAGCTACAACACGGGCTACAAACGTGACGTGACCGCGCCGAACGGGCCACATTACATTATGGTGCCTAAAGCTCATGTTGAGCAGTTGAAGGATTCGTTGGCAGATGGCGATATCGCCGCTGTACAACCCACTAAACTGGCGCAGCTATCCACAAGTACCGAATACAAGGTTCGTTCAGGCGACACCCTGTCAGGTATTGCGGCGAAACTGAAGGTCAGCGCGCAGGATCTGCGCAAGTGGAACAATCTGGCCAGCGCTAACGCGCTGAAGGTTGGTCAATCGCTTCAGGTGGCACAAGCCTCTACCGGCAGTAAAAAAGGTAACAGTAATTCCATTACCTATCAGGTGCGTAAAGGAGACTCTCTCGCGAGTATCGCTAAACGCCATGGGGTAGATATCGCAGATGTCATGCGGTGGAATTCAGTCATCAATAAAAAGGCGAATATTCAGCCTGGAGATCGGTTAACGTTGTTCGTGAATACGGCAACATCACCAGACTCTTAA